In Rhopalosiphum padi isolate XX-2018 chromosome 3, ASM2088224v1, whole genome shotgun sequence, the genomic stretch aaaaaaaatgtctggtGAAAAAGCAACAGATGAACGGCCAAATATGTCACAAATTGATAggtttaaaattgaaacatttaattatatacatgatatttgTGTAAACAGCTTGGATAAACGGtttataagtaatacaaaattactaAGTGATTGTGTTTGCCTGGAtcctaaaaattttaattctataaaaaatgaaGTAAGAACTCAGAAGGAACTGGTATCCATGATGAAAAAGGCTAGTGACCAGGTTGTAAAGGAAGGAATCGAATGGCATTTCAACCCTCCCTCAGCGCCACACTTTGGAGGGCTTTGGGAAAGTGCAGTAAAGAGCACTAAACATCACTTAAAAAGAGTAATGGGAGAACACAAACTCACCAGCGCAGAGCTGCGAACTCTCCTTTGCCAAATAGAAGCGTGCTTAAATTCAAGACCAATTACTCCGCTTAGCAGTGACCCATCCGATATTGAAGCTTTAACCCCGTCCCATTTTCTAATTGGAGGCCCAATGTTGATTCCTGATGAACCAGACATCTCGAGGGAACCAGTAAGTGCCCTTAAGCGTTGGAAGTTGGTTCAGAACCTTATGCAAACCTTTTGGAATCGATGGTCAAAGGAGTACCTTCCACAGGTACAAACTCGCGGAAAGTGGACAAGCAAGGGAACCCAACTAAAAAAGGGAGACGTGGTGATCATAAAAGATGAATGCCTACCACCTACAAGATGGAAGTTAGGTTTAGTGATCGAAACTCATCCAGGAGCTGATGGATTAACACGAGTAGTTACGTTAAGGACAGCAACTGGAGCGCAAATGCGTCGACCCACCGTGAAGTTGTGCCGCTTACCAGCACATGAAGAACATGATTCGgttgaaaatcataattttcaacGGGGGGAGGATGTTGGAGCCGAACGCTAACAGACACCGaccgcacgcacacacacacacaatcacacaatcacatttatttttactgttttatttctgtgctaattattatcgtttgtgaattatataatatgcagattATCGCCGCCGCCGCACCGGCTgcgcgattattattatttaccacggCCGCCCGGGTCAGCAGTTCGTTTCCATAGTACCTACAAAGAACacgtcttttatattattacgtgcgCTAATCGCcgttagtatataattatatttcttgtgAGCGCAAATCGCCACttgtactaattatatttcttgTGAGCGCAAATCGCCacttgtattcattttattatattgtgaggcgcgaatcgccacttagtttcattttattatattgtgaggcgcgaatcgccacttagtttattatattgtgtatttatattttgtattgtgtgTCGCTAATcgacacattattttatatattgtgcgGGTGCTAATCACCAtccatctataatattattttgtttttattattatatttttctgtcgtgtgtgtgtgtgttatccTTTTTTGTATAGCTAGGACCAGCTGGCCAGACTGCGCTCCACCAAATTgtgagtttttatttatattattgctatttattgattattttttacaaacaattaaattattattaagttgctGGGCCAAAAGGACCATATAGTGGCACTGCTTGTTGAGCCAGAGCGgccgattatatattattaattattatctttattatatttttacctgttGGGCCAGTAGGGccgtagattttatatttttacctgttGGGCCAGGAGGGCCATATTACTATATTCTTTTTATACCCTTAGGTGTTGCTGTGAGTTTTATATTCTTGtattcgtaataattattaaatttgtgtataatacagCAACTTAATTACCTACTATCTGTTACcatttttgttgaattatttCTTATATCCGTCATTAGTTTTAAGCGTACACACCCACACATATACACATCTACACACACCACTACACACTAGCACTCTCTGGTTTTGCTCGGCGACCCCGTCCACTTCCTTTGAGTcgctatacatacatacacacctTTACACAGGTCGGTCGGTGTGTGAGTAGCACCACGAAGTATTTTGGTGATCGGGCATCACGGACTATTATCGTTCGTTCCCGGCCCGTACAGTCTGAGTGTGTTATCAGCTCTAAGCGACGTTTATTACTACAAGACACTAAGACAGTACAAGTATTAAATtgtgattaaattaaatcttcAGTCTCGGTTTGCTTAAAACAGGTAAATAACTTTACTAACTaactctatataatatgaattaattagtagaaaaataatcgtaagaaatatttatattttagcctACTTCAGTGGCGGCTTTGGGGGTGAGGCAAGTGAGGCGCCGCCTCACCTAAAATTTTGTAGCAAATAATACGCTAAAAGTATATTTCTTGACAATAACATTtcgctaataatttttaacatttttatgattttatttgaaaaaaattcttctttacgaattttaataatatgaattatcatttattttattatagtataatattatttcgtgtttattaccaaaaaatagcaataaaccGATAAGAAAtgcacgaaataataattacgtaagCCAACGCTCATATTTCAGCCGGCGGAAATATTCCGATGACGTCAGAGAGGCGACGTTGAACGTCGCCTCAGAATTGTAACTTGTGTACATTAATTACACACACATGCGAATGTACGCGAATGCGCGCGACTGTTAAATAAGCTGAATAGCGCATGCGCAATGATCTTAGTGAGGCGACTTTTTCATCGCCTCTGATACTAAAAATAGATAGTTAGCCCGCAATCATGTCTGCGGCACGttcaacaataacataatatagatattattgcaTAATCATAAACCGATAAACCGTTATTATTGTCACAGCGCCTAAGGAAACCAAtttcattattagtttattagtttatactttatatctcGATCGTGTCGTCAGCAGTCGTCGCTCGTGTCGtgcttttttgtttaaattcgtttaaattttacttgTATTGTCAACTTGTGCttttcatttaacatttaacattatgAATATGAATCCAGTGACAGACgaagttgttatattattagagaCGCCATTTCGACGTTggaatctaataataaaaatgatttaataaaggTAGGTAGGCCTATGCCGGCTTTGTCAGTTTTGACTCCTGACAAAAAATTAAGCAAGGTATTCTGtagatcatttaatttaaatttttataaacaacacTCATGGTTATGTGGAAgtcattatttacaaaaattgttttgttggcCGTGTTTGTTATTGGGTAAAATTCAGTCTGTTCGGAATACTATTGgttattgtgatttaaaaaatttatctagGAGTATTCAAATACATCAATCATCAAAAGGACATATTCATAACTATTTAGGATTaaaacatttagaaaaaaatagttttactatAGTAGATATTGTTAATGAGCAtggtaatttgtttaaaaaaaattataatgaaaatgtgaGATTGAATCGTTTATTTATGGAGCACTTAATTGATTTGGTTATATTTTTGGGAAAACAAGAGCTAGCATTTCGTGGTCATGATGAGAGCAGTGATTCATTAAACAAAGGGAATTTTAAAGAGTTGTTTGATATGCATATTGTTAGGTGTTCTCAAGAAatacaaaatcattataaaagtataaaaaacacattttcagGTTTGTCCAAGTCCatacaaaatgatttaatttcatgtatttctgattttataataaatcaaattaaaaatgaaattaggcaatgtaaattgtattcaattcaAATTGATGATACTACAGATATCAGTCAAAAAACACAGTGTTCAATTGTAATTAGATATGTTACAGATAAATCTGAATTAGTTGAACGTTTTTTGGGTTTTCATAATGTTAGTGAAGATCGCACGGCTCAaggtttatttaatttggtttaTTCTGTTTTACATGAGTTTGATGTGGAAAATAAATTAGTTGGCCAATGTTATGATGGAGCATGTGTAATGTCAGGTCATTTAACAGGTTTACAGGCTAGAGTTAAAGAACTTGCTCCTAATGCTTTATTTACACACTTTTTAGCTCATAGATTAAATTTAGGCCCTCCGCACACGAGGCGATTGTAACGCGACACGATTCTTGCGCGATTTATGCGATATATACGATACAAGCAATTTGTGCGATTACGGGGGCGCACACGATGCGATTGTTGtgagattattattatcgttgtttaCGTATTTATTCGCTTGTAATCAGTCGATTATTGACGTTTATGCAGTTCTttggttacattttttaaaatgtcgaGTTCATCTAGTGACGAAGAAGCAATTGTTACGTACTATTTGTACAAAAAGTTGGTTGGTAGAAAAAAGCAAGAAAAGAATCATAGAAGGAAATTTTGGATTCATccttatattcaaaaaaataaccaCTGTCGACTTTTCGTTGCGACTAGAGAACTTCAGGAAACCGACGTTAAATTTATAGCATTTTACAGAATGTCAAAGGAATCCTACAAAGaaattgtagatattatatcTCCTGCCATTTATCAGAAGAATACTAACATGAGAGAATGTGTGAGTGCAGAAGAACGAATATTAATCACATTAAGGTACGTCaatgatgtttataataatagttttaataatattttttaatatttataatataataaaccttataatattaataaccaaaAACATATCCTTATTTAACATTagactttataattttaatcataataaaaaacattaacttcttatttaacataagactttataattttaatcataataaaaaacattaacttcttatttaacattaggctttataattttaatcataataaaaaaaaacattattgacTACAAGTTTGTGTAATTTGAAATTACCGTACTTTCGTCCGAAAACGAAGATAAATAAGTAGCAACTGAAGAATGACTATTCATTAGGGGAGGACTAAGTATTTCGTCAATGAGTTCAATAGATTTGCGCTTATAGGTTCTCAGTTGTGAATCTGACATTGTTAAGAGATCTGGTATAAGACTATTTAGAAACTGTTTCACTGAATCTGTCTTGACATCAGAAGCAGTAGCGGCTATTTTAGCTTTCTTGGTTTCAAAATATTCGGTAAAGGCTTTGTCAACATcagtggaaatatttttatttctttttactcTTTTTCCTGGAGTAGATTTGGATTTTGAAAATGTCGATTCTGGAGTAGTAACGCGTTCAGTTTCAGATTGTGTCGTAATTAGTGGTATGCTATTTGAAGTAGAAGGGTGAGGGGATAGTGGTTGAAGCATATCTGGTGATGAGACTGACACGATGTCCGTCTGGTTTGATTCAGTATACTCCGATATTTCCGAGTTTTCCCACACATCGGCGGTCTCAAAATCTTTATCGGGAATAGGTGGTAAATTTCCACTAGGCATAGCACATGTTTTGACAAAAGGTAACGTGAATTGCATTGCCTCATTCAAATAATACGGCTTTTTGGCTTTTGATCCACTTGTCGAGTTTTTAATTCTTCTTACAAACGTAGTCCTTAAATTCCTCCATTTTTCTTTGCAATCGTTCactaaaaaacatacatataatgcattttcatatttattttacagatatTTGGCTACAGGGAGTACATTTGTGTCGCTAGGCTTGTACTTTTGCCGAGGAGAATCAACAGTTGGTCAGATCGTGGCAGAGACGACACAGATAATATGGGATGTGATGAATGGATATTGGATGTCGAAACCGAATAAGGATCAATGGAAAAATATTGCAGAACGTTATGAATCTTTGTGGAATCTACCGAATTGTATAGGCAGTATAGATGGTAAACATATTCGAATAGAGAAATTGCCGAATACAGGTTCAAGTAATTTCAACTATAAAGCCTACAATTCGATAGTATTATTGGGATGTTGTGATGCTGATGGCCTTTTTACGATGGTAGAAACCGGATATGCAGGTAGGAACAGTGACGGTGGAATATTTCGAGCTTCAGCAATGAAATATCATATAACTCACTCACAACTTGATATTCCGTTACCTTCAAAGTTACCTCACGATACCAATAACTGTAACTTTCCCTATTATTTTGTGGCAGACGAAGCGTTTCCATTATCGAAATATCTAATGAGACCCTACCCCAGACGGActcttaataacattaaaagagTATTTAATTACCGATTAAGCCGTGGTAGGAAAACGATTGAGTGCACATTTGGTATGATGACGGAAAAATTTCAAGTGCTGAGTACTGCTATTCGTTGTCGTGATgttgataaaatcaataatatcgtAAAAGCATGTTGTATACTCCACAATTTTATCCGTAAAAGGGAAGGTATTCGGTATGCAATGCGAAACTTTGAAGAAAGTGTTGATCTGCGTAACACCAACAACTTCACTACAGAATATTCGACTTCAAATGAGAAAACAGTAAACGATCAATCGTCATGTTATGATTTGAGAGATTATTTATCACGATACTTTACTACTCCACAAGCATCTCTTCCATGGCAAtggaataattgtatataaattagtaacatttataataataatgataaactaaataataaactattcttCTTACTGGTATTCTCTCcatattgcttttattatatactaatattatcattatttaagtagtatatattattattctgttttatttaaGAAGCGTGTTGCGTGTACAATATAAAGAGGACTGGAAAGTCCCATTGGTTGGCAAAtaaacaaagtaaaaataaataatcaacaattattttggtttaatacGACtggaaattaaaattgatagtaaaagtatactattttataatattatatatttggaaCGTGTTTAGTGTGTTTTgtggaatataattatatatgtaaatatttagtttgcaaataaaaacaattattaatatattaaaataaaattagcatCAATTTGTACACTTACCAGATAAATTAACTTCAATTGACACATCATGCCAAGCTTTGTCTTGACAATCTCGTCTTGAATACTCCGACATAGAGAAATCATAAAGTTCAGGATGTTTTTCAATTTCaccaacaaatttaatattgaatgcctccatagttaaaataataatataatacaacgaaaaaaatgtaattactcgCAATTCGAGCGACGCGACTGCCAAGCGATCAGCACTGCCGGTCGCACGTGTCGTCCGTCGCACGCGTCACAGTCGCGTCGAAGTCGCATCGTTATCAAATTGCGTCGTTAGAGGATCCCCATTCACTTTGAAAGGAAATCGCTCGTATCGCATATATCGCATACATCGTGTCGCGTTACAATCGCCTCGTGTGCGGAGGGCCTTAGTATTGCAACATGGTTGTAGTATAAATGCTAAATGTCGTATATTTTTTGCTAATATAACTGGTATGGCTGCTTATTTTCACAATTCCACCTCACGTACTAATGTTGTAGATAATATTGTAGGTAAACGAATTCCTCAATTCGTTCAAACTAGATGGTCTTCACGTTCAAAAATTTTACATACAGTAGTTAATGAGTGGTCAgggtttataaatgtttttgattcTATAAGCAATGATCCAAAATCTTCATCTGAATCTATTTGTGGTGCTATaggtcatttaaaaaatttaaaaacttttgaatttgCTTTTTTAGCActcatatttagtaatatatttatatatactgacAATTTATTTAACGTTCTTCAAAATAAGTCATTTGATATAGAATTTtgcttaagaaaaataaatataacatgtgagcttataaataaaaaaagaaatgagtttgaatttttaaaattatttaatcaagctATTACTCTTACAAAACCTCCAAAAGCTACAAGAAATGAATCTAACAatcaatcaaattttaaaatattattttatgaaataattgataatattctaaTGCAATTAAATACTAGATTTCAAGacacaaataaattactttttttacagttagctgatgtaactaaatttaaagaatattctTGTAAATTTCCAGAAAAtgctttaaataatttgaaattaacttattctaatatattttgtgatataattaaattaaaagttgaattGGAGGTTTTGTATAgtaatgtaaaatatcaaaatttattacatatttatgacatggttaaaattattgaacaagATACATTGAAAGACATTTTACCTgaagtttataagttatttattcttattttgacTATACCATCAACTAGTGTATCAAATGAAAGAAGTTTCTCTTGCCTCAAAAGAATTAAAACCTATTCTCGAAATAGTATTTCACAAATTCGTTTAAGTTCCCTCGTTATACTATCAATTGAAAAGTCCTTGATCTATCAACTTAAAGAGACAGaatcattttatgataatattataaacatatatgctAATCAAAAAGATAGgagtataaatttaacatacaaaacataatagtttaatatagttttatttaattcatagtttCAGAACTTTGCATACTTAACAAGTCTTTTTTAAGACTTGGTTTACTTAAAAAGTCTTTTTCAAGACTAGGTTTACTTAAAAAGTCTTTTTCAAGACTAGGTTTACTTAAAAAGTCTTTTTCAAGACtaggtagtaggtaggtataatgtatacttaaaaaagtcCTTTTCAGGACTaccaagttttaaaatgttcactttattatattatttactatacgaaacaagtatattattatagttataattatttttatatttttaaattccattattatgaagtttaatttttattatgaagaGGGGGGGGTGATACATGAGTCGCCTCACCAAAAAAATACCCCCAAAGCCGCCACTGGCCTActtaatactacataatataatagttacacatatacatacacatttcaataatattttgtattatattgtcatgatatttttataatttgtattaatatattgtatatttggtGTTCACCACTGTCCGTACATCATAATACAgtttaaaaccatatttaaaacattaaaactatcaaaagtgtatgaagtgtatattataatgagtttTACAATTACAGTTTAAACTTGATCCAGCCTCTGAACAGTCTGAATCAAGTTTAAACACTATTGTAAAACAGACTCATAAAGAATCTTTTTCCTCccattctaatataaatattaaatagtaaacacCTATTATTTTCTCTTTAAATCCTGGTACGTacatacttatacctatattatatatttttttaattttataattatcttggtaatattatacatgtatattatgttacaatattgtacataataatgcatattttgtaatatttaccaGTAACTTTTAGTTTACCCGAATTTAcattactattttgtttttaaaatttatttaaaagtgaaccgaagatatttattaaaaaatacaagtacctatattattttaaaatgaatgtatACTGACATAAGATAAAATtagatgttaataaaaaaatatttaaataggtacctatgttgATTCtcctcaaaaatatttttaaggagtAGTGCATAGTGGTAACATACTACATACTTGGTGTACATACTGGCTACTATCTATGTATAAtgctacattaataatattagttaggtacttatattgatttatttagacgttttcatttaatatttttaatttgtgagaTTTTGAGCCTAAGAAGGCCAGATAATGTTTCTAACATTAaagaataactaataagtaaataagataatattattatagtgttttttaaacatcaattatttaattatttgccatatattattataatattcaatttaaaattagatatgtgataaataataagttttat encodes the following:
- the LOC132925925 gene encoding putative nuclease HARBI1, which codes for MNGYWMSKPNKDQWKNIAERYESLWNLPNCIGSIDGKHIRIEKLPNTGSSNFNYKAYNSIVLLGCCDADGLFTMVETGYAGRNSDGGIFRASAMKYHITHSQLDIPLPSKLPHDTNNCNFPYYFVADEAFPLSKYLMRPYPRRTLNNIKRVFNYRLSRGRKTIECTFGMMTEKFQVLSTAIRCRDVDKINNIVKACCILHNFIRKREGIRYAMRNFEESVDLRNTNNFTTEYSTSNEKTVNDQSSCYDLRDYLSRYFTTPQASLPWQWNNCI